The genomic stretch CAAGTCTTTAGGAAGAAGCCAAAGACTAAAGAATTCTTTTCTGCGGCAGAAGCAATCAAAAGTAGGTTTTCATTAGGGAGAGAAAGGTATATTCAAGGGTGTTCGAAGTCTTGTATTCAATTTGTCTGTTAGTGCGGGATGGCTTATTTTTTTAGCGCACAATCGATTTTTTGAATACTGGCTTCTCAACATTCCAGTGCAAGGCACCTCTTAAGAGTTTTGTACAAAGCCTCGTCCAACTACTCACTCTCGAGACGGTCGGAGATTTGGTGTTTATTCTGAAAGTCGAAAGTACTATGATAACCCAACCAAAAGGCGGGTTATGTTACTTCTAGCGAGTAAACAGATCGCGGCGCTGGTCGAAATACAAACCTTCAAAAGCTCATCTAACATAACTGCGTCCTTACGCCAACGTTTAACCCTCGGTGTTAAATAtaactattgtttttatttattttttactccaATCTAAGCGAACAAGCCCTAGCCGGGTTAATCAGTCTGAGGACACTGTACGTGTTTACTAGTTCAGTGTTTGCTCATAACAAATAGCCAAGCAGATTGCCATCAGAATTGCAATCTTGCTCCTAGTATGATTCATTCATTATTGAGTCGTTCTTTCGTCATTTTGTTCCGTTCCGGCATTTATTAGCCTTGGCCATTCACCTGTATCCTCAGAGTCGGACAATAACGATCGGTTTGTCGGAGAGCGACAATTGGTATGCAAAAACAAGTGATGAACTCTTTAGAATTACGTATATTCTTTTCTAAGCACAATTCTTTGGGATTCTGAAAAGAAGAGACGAGCAGAAGCTGACCTGgggtatacagctatttcgagaaaggttgtcggaaaaattgCACGAGACGAtgccgaaaggtattgtgggtgattttgaattcaaagaattcgaagtttgaaagaatgacacGAGAGGCCATCGATGTATGTTTGATTTGCGAGTgttaaaagaaaacatcaaaagtaggttcgacagctacaatGTCAGGAATGTTGCATTGATTATATCCCATATTACATACGGGGCTAGCTAGGGATTGTCGTgtgcacatttttccgacaacctttctcgaattTATGTACTGTATGGGTGTCACTCAGCCTCCTTGAGTGTAGGCAGAAATAGTTTATTGGGCTGACTCCTTCCAAGTGGCGAAGAGAAACCCGTGGAAAATACCCGCGGGGTGAGCTGGGAAGGACGGAAAAGCGGGTGGGGGGAGCCGGATAAGGAGGGATGTGGGAGGCTTTACTCCTTGACATCTCCCTCCCCCCTCTGCTTCCCCCCAACCCCCACTACCTAACACAACCCCAATTAAAAGTGCTAGTTATCACGCGATCACGTGGATGGTTAATCACGCGCTCGTATGACTGCTTTATTGTTCAGCCCTTCAGATTGATTACTGATCATATCTGCCCTTGCAAGAGGCTCCTGACCCTGGCTATTAATAATGTCCACATCAAAGATAATCTTGTTTCGTGGTATTTCCTTTGGGTTTTGTGTTATGTTCTTTCGGTTTACTTTAAAATTTCTAGCTTGAGGTGTGGTCAGTTAAAACTAAGACAAAATAACATAAACCTTTGAGAAGTCCACACATGCATAATGCGTAGATAAAACTCAATGGTTCGTTCTTGCCGGATCTCTCCGTAACGTAAAAATGTTAGCGACAGCAGTTACTTTTAAAGTGTAAATCAAAACGAAACTGTCAATGCTATGGGAACTCTATGAATAACGCTCATTTTGCAGAGCGTGAAAGTCCTACTGCCAAATTTTCCCTATTAAAGTTCATAATAATGAAAGGGTACTTAAAGACGTGAGATAAGATATGCATTATTTTATGGGGCTGACTCTGACGTTTTCTttgagggggtggggtgggtgatTTCATTAGGGCAGAAATGTTTTTCAAGCCTACCACTCGAATCGgaattttttcagatttttggtGTAAATATAGAACTATTAACTCCATGCAAAATTTTCATTCCTTCAAAGTTTGTTTGCAGGATATTTCTTTCCGAAATTACCCAAAGGTCTCCAAACCCTACCCCGCAAGAGTCAGATGTTCGTCGGCCCCAAAAATATATTATCAAATTATCCATTTAAACTAGAGACagatctcatacctactattgTGATATAATCAGCGAAACTGCATTCAGCCTTttcaaaatgacaaagaaagcgTCGGCATGcttattttgcttttgtttacagtGTCTAGTAGACTGTTGACTATTTCAATCCTTATCTTATTAATCTAATTGCAGCCTTCAAAAAGATGTCAAAGATAAAGTTACTGGCAGAATAATTCCGCTCCAACTCATTTGGCGCGCCCCAAAATCGGATCTTAAacggaaatatttaaaattttaagctctgcctttgatttttttgtggtTATGAGTGAAACAATCAAGATTCTCTTTTCGTAATAATTTTTGGCTAAAACAAATGGTTTATTGTCGTAAGAGTTACAATTCTCGCGTGATTAGGCAAAACGCGCTCAATCAACCTTGTTCAGTTCCTTTGTCTAAAAACATCAACTTCGTTAACGTGACCCGCAGAATTGAAGAAGATTAGTACGTTTTTCCTGCGTCCAGTGTGAGACGTGAAGATTTTGTCGTTTTGTTTCCCTTTCAATGGGAGTACTTCAACGTTTTAAGGTTGAAACTGTGTTATCTTGCATCTCCTTTTTAAAACGCCCATTCGCACGTAAATTTAATACgcataaaattttattgttgcATTGTTGGCAGATACGAGAAAATATGGAGTCTAAATTCATTCTAATCGCGAATAATAAACATGTGAAAGCCGAAAAGAAATATCAGTTTCCTTGTGGCCTCGTGTGCCAACCGGACGCGTCAGTGAGGAGCTAACAGGTCGAAACGATTATGAAAGGTTGGTTCCCCTCGAGCGATGACAAGAAATTAGCGCTTGAATTACCGCGGAACACGGACTGAATATCACGCAAATAAAATTTGTCCATGCTGAGTTGcttcaaaagaaaaaatcataCCGTTGAATTTCCTGTCGTGAAAAGGTTATCACGCGATCATTTCAGCAGTGTGACTTTTTGTCACAAACCGACTGTAGTCACACTAACTCAAATGGGTTTAATTACTTCCGGTGGTCGAAAAAACGAATCTTGTTGGCCAATCAGAGAGCGCATCAGCGTGTGAATCTCCCACCCACACGTGTAGACGAAATCATCTAGTATTTTACCTCATATCCCGTTGTCACTGTGACGAAAAGCTCTACGgggttttaaaaacaattcaatCACTCCGGTGGGAAAATTGCTCCACTCGCTAAAAGCTGTAAACATTTTCATTGCAGATACTATTGAGGGAGTGCTGTGATTTTTGGACCAAAGGGAAAACATTAGAAGAAAGGAAGAGTGACAATCAAAAAGAAAGACAggtaaaatataaataaacgaTGTGATTGTCGTAGCGTCTTCAAGTCTAGAAAATTTACTTAATATATGCTAACCGGCTAATGTGCATGTGCACTGGCAATTGCAcaattttttaatcattatccTTATCTCCTCTGTTTTAAGGTAAAGTTTTTAATCATCCGGTGTTTAGTCGTGTCAGCATGGAGAAGGCAAGTTTGGTCGAAGATAAGTTATCTTGTCACTGTGCTTCCCTGGGAAATAATAGAACGCCATGTGACAACTTGGATACAGATAAAGTGATTGCAAAGCAAGAACTTGAGTCCACACAGGATTGTAATCTTCGAATTGCATTGGATAGCGAGACTTGTGACTCTGATTCGCGCTCTGAGCACTGCAAGAACGAGTCGATCGAAAACCGGAAATGTGATCGCTACGAGAGTATAGCGAACCCAGCAGTGACTGTGCGAGGGGATGAAACAACCGGTTCTGTGTCCATCGCTGTAAACGAGTGCCGTATTTGTCAAAGCAGTGGAGATGAGGCCTTGATCAACCCTTGTAAATGCTCTGGCTCTGCTAAATGGGTCCATGAAAGTTGCATGGTAAAATGGTTCCAGATTTCTGAAACTTCTTCGTGCGAGCTTTGCGCTCGAGACGTTTTGATTaagaagaaaaccaaaccaCTCTACCAGGTAATTACCAAACCTTGAAAGTTTGTagcttttaattttgaattaagcACATGGAATCCACGTTTTTGACTGACTTTGTTTTGCTCTACAATTATAAACATCACATGGCCGGCTTAAAAAGTACGTTCTTAGTGGATGTAAATTTCATTGTTTACATCTGCACGCACTAGTGATTCCAAATGATTCGCTAAAGTAGGCTACTTTAGCACCCAGCAGAAGAAAAATTATGAATTTCCTGCCTAAGACTgccttttcatattttattttgactACAGGGATCGTCTATGAATATAATATTTTCAGTGGTATcgtgtcaaattatttttagacGCGGCGTTCAAGTGCCTGAAGTATATTCCTGAATATTTGCTCCGTACTTCAATCTCCACATGAGAATCAGAAACTTTAGCAAACAACGTTTTTCAGTATTGGATTCTGCTCATCAAAGCCGcgtgaaaaaataataataataaaaatagaggATTATATTGAATTGGTATTGAaattatttattgatttgtttgAGTTGCACACTGCTGATAGGACACAAAAGCTGAAGGTATCCTTTTTGCAATTATCATATTACGGTCGGCCGATTTGTGCACTAACCTTTAAAAAGTAAGCATTTTAGAAGGAGCTGCAAAGAATCAAGGTCattgtaattcttttttaagTGTTATCAAAGTATTTTATGGCGCTAGCAAGATTTTACCAATCGGATTATCGACTGGCAATAAtactataaaaaaaacccacaaaacAAAGGGTGGACTCTGTTAAGGCTATTTGTCAACCTTTTACAAGACGTAGACTATGATAATTTGGCAAGATTATTTCATTTGCATTGGCTAATTATAGTATCTTGTAAATGTTTAAAATCATTTCTACCTTCTTTTGCCAAAGACCAGCTGAAAGACGCTGTAAGGCAATGGTACCATTTGTTTATTCCTAAAATATTACTATAAACTTTTATTGGATTTTTTCGATATTCACTTGACGGACGCCTTCTTGATATGATTGTTTTGTCTTGGGCCTAGTCTGATGCCTTATCCCAAAATCGCCTTTGAAGTCGAGACCTCCCCAACGTACAGGAGGAAAACATGAACAATGACTTGCCTAATAAATTTATGAATATCCTAATGCTCGAGACGCCGTATTTACGCATCATCCATTTGAAGTTTAGCATCATAAGAAGTTTGtgcaaacaatttttaatgttttgtcaACAGTCGATCGAAAGCTCGAGAAAATTTTTCCAGCGGATCGTTGGTAATAATCAGTCATATCGTTCTTTTTGTCTCTTGTGAAAAAATAACCTCCAATTTCCAACCCGTTTTTTCTCTCCTTTGAGCTTTCGACAGTTTCTAGAAAGCACTGAAGCAGATGAACGATTGAAGTGGTATTGTTCCGGCTTTGTTCACCCCGAGAGGCCAAGGCCACTTTCCCCCGAAGTGAAAAGAGTGCCATGTATATAAAATTACGCCggtaaaattataataatttgtcATTAGCGAACAGAATATAATTTggccagaaagaaaaaaaaaacaaaaacttggcaATGCTTAAGAGAATAGCGCTAAAACGGAAATTATtgtaattttgtgggttttgggGTTGCCGGGAAACAACAGGGTGTAAAGAGTATATTTCTAGTTTCTTCATGATCTACATGGAGACATTTTAGCcgaaaaattattacaaagaaGTTGATATTAGTGCTTGGAATTTACCATATTGGCGCTAAGCAACTTAAGACGGTGATGAAAGACAAAACTGTGTTCTCGAAGTATTTCGAAACTTCCTTTGTTGGCGTAAGCAGAAGTGCTTTCACGCAGGTAGTCACGTTGCCCGGGGGGGTCACGTTGTGGACATTGTGGACAACGCCCACAATGTGACCGTGGACCGTATTTCAAAGGCAGAAATGACTAATTAGCACCTATAATACGGCAGGTACACTACCTTTTTGAAATCCGAAATACTACTACCTATTTTCGATTATTTGTCACGAGAAAAATATACTCGCCTAAGCTTCGTCGCCAACCTCGTCGGTTACTGCGCGTTGCATGAGGAGAAAAGGGGGAAATGACACGCGCGATCATCGCGTTCGGCGCGTCTTTTTCCCTTCTCTCCTCGTCAATGACTGCACGCGCGCGTAGGCGCCGTTTTCTCTTTTACTGGATAACAGAACTTCGCTTtcggttttctttcttcttttatctATAGCACTAGAAAGAACAAGAACTGTCTTGACTGTAGGTCACATTtcgtagcctgtgtacagaccccctcTCCCCTCAGTAAGAATCGGAATTTTTActgaggggagggaggggggggggcggttTTTACACAGGCTAACATTTCGCCGCTAATACTTGCTTTTTCTTTCCCACAACAGTGGCGTCTTCCCCGCGGTGATCTGGGACCCTGTAGCAAAGTGGACCTTTGGTATTTGTTCGTTACGATATTCAGTATTTGCACCATAGTTGGCTTTGGAATATTTCATCTACTCGTCAAATCAAAGGAGCCTGAAACAACAGCCGTGTTTGGCGCCATTTATGCTCTTTGCGGTGTAATGATCTTACTTCGAATTCACTACTTTTACATGTGGTTTACAAGGCGGAGTGCCTTCTGGCGCAAGTGGAAGACAATGAATAGAGTTTGGACAGTAGTTTCTCCTAGGGCAGTGTTAAATGCCAACGGGGATGTGTCAATTGTTTAGATGAAACATTCTGAACCAAGTGAAGCCATTGGCGGAACCCGAGGGGATGGACTCGGGGtagggggggaaggggggggggctgggcccCACCTTAAACTCGCAGGGCTGCGAAAATTATTTTTGAGATTCTCTCTGAATGAGCGCTGCAGGCAAAGAGGAAGAAAACATAACGAAAACGAAGCTAAACCTCAGACGAAGAAAACATACGCCGTTAAATGAGACCCCCGCCCAAGACCCTCTGTTCCGTGCCCGCAAAACTGCTTAGCTCGCGGGATCAGAGTGCGTGAGTGCTTTAATACGGTGGAGCCGTTGCGCTTGCATTTGTGGTCGATGTGAATTGTCGTGCCCGATGGTTTTGAATACAAATCAATTatcgataataataataattcttataaatGTACTTTGCGAAATGTACTTTACAAAATTATAGTAAAGATATTTTTCTTGAAGTATATTATAAAAATTGTGTTAATTAGAACGGTTTAGGATCATTACCTGTTAATTTTCCAGATCTGTATTTACAATATTTGGTGTATTTATTGCATAAATTTTCTTCTAGGTACATTTCAAGAAATTAAAGGTTTGATTTATTTATACTATACCTCCTTTCAACACAATCGAACTTAGTCTTCGCACTTGCCGCATTCCTGTACAGTTACAGTTTGACAAGATTTATCAGTAGGATTGCTCAACGCACCACAACGCAACTTGACATTTCCCATAAGCAGAAAGAGATTTTCTCGTgtaaaaaaagaggaaacaacctcgttcccagggtgcTCTGCAAACTTGcaatcctgggaacgaggttgaaggAGAAACCGTAAGTGGGTGTTTATCACCTAAAACAAAAATTCATCGCTAGGCTTtatgtacattttttaaaaaaattaaagagatAGTTATAAATTAATGCAATATTATGGATTTAAGATTGTCTATGTTAAATGATAATTGCCTGATAGCGAAGCAATAAACATCTGCTATTCTTGCTATTATGTAGCTTATTACATAAGCGTACATATCAGACCTGTttcatatccttagtatttttcctttccagtttccatattgtacgtcatttccgcctctcccttttattgcgacattctccatctatataatattgtgattgctacataagttcagtaacatctgtaaacctgaagaaggctggtatggccagccgaaatattgttataaaaaacaatatacgttgttttaaatcagctttgctgtagtcttcggacttctcgttcttactgcaaaatttgaagatttttttggtGATCCCCATTTAAACCCACAATTTTCCttttgacccccccccccctttaaa from Porites lutea chromosome 1, jaPorLute2.1, whole genome shotgun sequence encodes the following:
- the LOC140942787 gene encoding E3 ubiquitin-protein ligase MARCHF3-like; this encodes MEKASLVEDKLSCHCASLGNNRTPCDNLDTDKVIAKQELESTQDCNLRIALDSETCDSDSRSEHCKNESIENRKCDRYESIANPAVTVRGDETTGSVSIAVNECRICQSSGDEALINPCKCSGSAKWVHESCMVKWFQISETSSCELCARDVLIKKKTKPLYQWRLPRGDLGPCSKVDLWYLFVTIFSICTIVGFGIFHLLVKSKEPETTAVFGAIYALCGVMILLRIHYFYMWFTRRSAFWRKWKTMNRVWTVVSPRAVLNANGDVSIV